From the genome of Lentisphaera araneosa HTCC2155, one region includes:
- a CDS encoding DUF4405 domain-containing protein: protein MKKKKQLVNLLVASTFLVLVVSGLMAYFRPFSIKTTGLHSLMGFFFILLIYLHVKHNFTGLKKSFQGKNLVLTFSITGLLTALFIWQPKPVQAVLGLSNNLGAAQDRFVMNDKGMIYNYTPTPKYKLKIEVRAGKNYQIEKPPQMAIWLQNQSFYHIKTLHSTQNTEELPYWSWKVKEYNKAKKEAEENDGEVLAVSGATPNSSFDPRDYILPERNEEPFYLMIEVNQPGDGNESYQDQPSMIYRIEIDNKYPTAFQVFELMGYSKYDDQDESWQAYYPDGSVTTALKLIDSALLTVERD from the coding sequence TTGAAAAAGAAAAAACAACTCGTTAATCTCCTGGTGGCCAGCACTTTTCTCGTGCTGGTGGTCTCGGGCTTGATGGCGTATTTCAGACCCTTTTCAATAAAAACCACTGGCTTGCATTCCTTGATGGGATTTTTCTTTATCCTACTTATATACCTACATGTGAAGCATAATTTCACGGGTTTGAAAAAAAGCTTTCAGGGAAAAAATCTAGTGCTGACTTTTAGCATCACAGGCTTGCTGACAGCCCTGTTTATTTGGCAGCCCAAACCCGTTCAAGCGGTCTTGGGTTTAAGTAATAATTTGGGTGCGGCTCAGGATCGTTTTGTGATGAATGATAAGGGCATGATTTATAATTACACGCCAACGCCCAAATATAAGCTTAAAATAGAAGTGAGAGCGGGTAAAAACTACCAAATTGAAAAACCACCGCAAATGGCGATTTGGTTGCAAAATCAATCCTTTTACCACATCAAAACTTTGCACAGTACGCAAAATACTGAAGAATTGCCATACTGGTCCTGGAAAGTTAAAGAATATAATAAAGCGAAAAAAGAAGCCGAAGAAAACGACGGGGAAGTTTTAGCTGTAAGTGGGGCGACTCCCAATAGTTCATTTGATCCACGGGATTATATTTTGCCCGAAAGAAATGAAGAGCCCTTTTATTTGATGATCGAAGTGAATCAACCCGGCGATGGTAATGAATCTTACCAGGATCAGCCCAGCATGATATATAGAATTGAGATAGATAATAAATACCCCACGGCCTTTCAGGTATTTGAGCTCATGGGCTACTCAAAATACGATGATCAGGACGAGTCCTGGCAAGCCTATTATCCCGATGGCTCCGTAACGACGGCACTCAAGCTTATTGATAGTGCCTTACTCACTGTAGAGAGAGATTAA
- a CDS encoding sulfatase-like hydrolase/transferase, whose translation MSLKWVLLSILCFTVSAVDTKPNIVLIMADDMGYECLSSNDSKDYRTPVLDKLADEGMRFEQCFANPIPSALHLG comes from the coding sequence ATGTCTTTAAAGTGGGTTTTATTGTCCATACTTTGTTTCACAGTTAGCGCAGTAGATACTAAACCCAATATAGTACTCATCATGGCTGATGATATGGGCTATGAATGTCTGAGTTCGAATGACAGTAAGGATTATCGGACACCAGTTCTAGATAAGTTAGCAGATGAAGGGATGCGCTTTGAGCAGTGCTTTGCCAATCCCATCCCATCTGCACTCCATCTCGGGTAA
- a CDS encoding sulfatase-like hydrolase/transferase, with protein MTGLYNKRNFTKFGVLDRSQITFAHQLKKADYTTAIAGKWQLGKEKDAPQHFGFDQACLWQHFRPKAKAGTTFDSRFPNPQLEINGEAVDYNNGEYGPDVCADFLCDFMESNKDKPFFVYYPMILTHCPFDATPDSLAWDPKSPGSKTYKGPGDNAQKKIHFRDMVQYADKIVGKMITKLEALGIRENTLVIFTGDNGTDSPIVTAWNDREVVGKKGKVLDEGTRVPFIVNWPGKVLAKVDKTELVEFSDIMPTLCELSGAALPDNYPGDGLSLWPTLSGKGTRNKKQIYIWYFKGGEWARNVNHGVLKKDDKITYQKFPAHFVEEKVNFDSVSEKDQAIFTNLKQVIDEMASQESLFKPKAKKQKNNKVKKKKS; from the coding sequence ATGACTGGCCTCTACAACAAGCGCAATTTCACAAAATTTGGGGTTTTAGATAGGTCTCAGATTACTTTTGCACATCAACTCAAAAAAGCTGATTATACCACGGCTATCGCCGGCAAATGGCAACTGGGTAAAGAAAAAGATGCACCACAGCATTTTGGTTTTGATCAAGCCTGTTTATGGCAGCATTTTCGTCCGAAAGCTAAAGCAGGAACGACTTTTGATAGTCGCTTTCCCAATCCTCAGTTAGAGATCAATGGCGAGGCTGTAGATTACAATAATGGTGAATATGGCCCGGATGTCTGTGCGGATTTTCTCTGTGATTTTATGGAAAGCAACAAGGATAAGCCCTTTTTTGTGTATTACCCAATGATCCTTACTCATTGTCCCTTTGATGCGACGCCGGATTCCTTGGCTTGGGATCCAAAGTCTCCAGGATCTAAAACTTACAAAGGTCCGGGGGATAATGCCCAAAAGAAAATTCATTTTCGCGACATGGTTCAGTACGCCGATAAAATTGTAGGAAAAATGATTACAAAGTTAGAGGCTCTGGGTATTCGCGAAAACACTCTTGTGATTTTTACCGGAGATAACGGCACGGATTCTCCCATTGTAACAGCTTGGAATGACCGAGAGGTGGTGGGTAAAAAGGGCAAGGTTCTCGACGAAGGCACAAGAGTTCCTTTTATTGTCAACTGGCCGGGGAAAGTACTCGCTAAAGTAGATAAAACAGAGCTCGTTGAATTCTCCGATATCATGCCCACGCTATGTGAACTTAGTGGTGCAGCACTTCCCGATAATTACCCGGGTGATGGATTAAGTTTGTGGCCGACTCTTTCCGGTAAGGGCACTCGAAATAAAAAACAAATTTACATCTGGTATTTCAAGGGTGGTGAATGGGCACGCAACGTTAATCACGGCGTTTTGAAAAAGGATGATAAAATCACTTATCAAAAATTCCCTGCTCATTTTGTGGAGGAAAAAGTTAACTTTGACTCGGTTAGTGAAAAAGATCAGGCGATCTTTACTAACTTAAAACAAGTGATCGATGAAATGGCCTCCCAGGAAAGCCTCTTTAAACCCAAAGCTAAAAAACAAAAGAATAATAAAGTAAAAAAGAAAAAGAGTTAA
- a CDS encoding sulfatase, producing the protein MRKFLFLLFCLISLPLLALDKKPSVLIINVDDWNDWNEVLQGHQQAITPHIKRLAERGITFSNAICVSPSCVPSRPAFFTGIAPWRSGNISNDNGRRPWRFYAGQEAVTIPKLFSQNGWESIGIAKNFHKGDKPEFDTYIPPPKKVNKVKGVGIRLNSSAVWDIADVPVTEMSDYKAASLGIEKIRSVKSSLFLSVGIYRPHVPWIVPQKYFDMYPLESLQLPEARSDDLDDLPERFKLVAGFEAKFGKGYHENLVKKGYDKQFVRAYLASVTFADEQVGRLLDAWYASPHAENGYVILWSDHGYMLGEKSAWSKIKPWYNSSRSNFMIAGPGLEKGAMCNKAVSLLDLYPTLIDLLGLPKPPQKLDGNSLLALLKDPQMDWDKPVQMTCQMDGVFFESILSNDYRMTRLATGETELYKLTSDPHEFRNLAGNPEYAAIIKKMEKHLSFSYPAIPEDGWIKAELIPAQTSADYKLRGNCHYLRSTDGAGKMLYADLNAGKGSYIDFILEVQSPGTYRLEAAMSAKGKFLIQVDDVKNDAAQSDNGYPMKNIAQLPASTEMTKLNLGVAKFDAPGLKIIRFVSQVPKQQMKFHRLRLLKDDDAQEVAD; encoded by the coding sequence ATGAGAAAATTTTTATTTCTTTTATTTTGTTTAATAAGTTTGCCTTTATTGGCATTGGACAAAAAGCCCAGCGTTCTAATTATCAATGTGGATGACTGGAATGACTGGAACGAAGTCCTGCAGGGACATCAGCAAGCTATTACGCCCCATATTAAACGCTTAGCTGAACGCGGTATCACCTTCAGTAATGCGATCTGTGTCTCACCTTCCTGCGTACCTTCCCGTCCGGCTTTCTTTACCGGCATAGCTCCTTGGCGCTCCGGAAATATTTCCAATGATAATGGTCGTCGGCCCTGGCGTTTTTACGCAGGGCAAGAAGCCGTTACCATTCCTAAGCTCTTTTCGCAAAATGGCTGGGAAAGCATTGGTATAGCCAAGAACTTCCACAAAGGGGACAAGCCGGAGTTTGATACCTATATTCCGCCACCCAAAAAGGTGAATAAAGTTAAGGGCGTTGGAATTAGACTCAACTCTTCTGCTGTTTGGGATATTGCCGATGTGCCGGTCACTGAAATGTCTGATTACAAAGCTGCCAGTCTTGGCATAGAAAAGATTCGGTCAGTTAAATCCTCTTTATTTCTTTCGGTGGGTATTTATCGCCCCCACGTTCCATGGATTGTGCCACAAAAGTATTTTGATATGTATCCGCTGGAAAGCCTGCAGCTGCCTGAAGCCCGCAGTGATGACCTGGATGACTTGCCGGAGCGTTTTAAGTTAGTCGCCGGCTTTGAGGCAAAGTTCGGTAAAGGCTACCATGAAAATCTAGTAAAAAAGGGCTACGATAAGCAGTTTGTTAGGGCTTACTTAGCGAGTGTGACTTTTGCCGATGAGCAAGTCGGACGCCTTTTAGATGCCTGGTACGCCAGCCCCCATGCAGAAAATGGTTATGTTATTCTGTGGAGTGATCACGGTTACATGCTGGGAGAGAAAAGTGCTTGGTCAAAGATCAAACCCTGGTACAATTCATCGCGCAGTAATTTTATGATTGCCGGGCCGGGCTTAGAGAAGGGCGCAATGTGCAATAAAGCCGTTTCGCTTTTGGACCTCTACCCCACGCTCATAGATTTACTTGGATTGCCAAAACCACCGCAAAAACTCGATGGCAATAGTTTGTTAGCTTTGCTCAAAGATCCACAAATGGATTGGGATAAACCTGTACAAATGACCTGCCAAATGGATGGGGTGTTTTTTGAATCAATTCTTTCCAATGATTATCGCATGACGCGTTTAGCAACAGGTGAAACCGAGTTGTATAAACTAACGAGTGATCCCCATGAATTTCGTAACCTAGCTGGAAACCCTGAGTATGCAGCGATTATTAAAAAGATGGAAAAACATCTTTCCTTTTCTTATCCGGCCATACCCGAGGACGGTTGGATTAAAGCCGAACTGATTCCCGCCCAGACTTCGGCGGATTATAAGTTGCGGGGCAACTGCCATTACTTGAGGAGTACAGACGGAGCCGGGAAAATGCTTTACGCCGACCTCAATGCAGGGAAGGGCAGCTATATCGATTTTATTCTAGAAGTCCAAAGCCCGGGAACTTACCGCTTGGAAGCCGCGATGTCAGCTAAGGGAAAATTTTTAATCCAAGTCGATGATGTGAAAAACGATGCCGCTCAATCGGATAATGGCTACCCAATGAAAAATATCGCTCAATTACCCGCGTCGACAGAAATGACTAAGTTAAATTTAGGCGTGGCTAAATTTGATGCACCCGGTCTTAAAATCATTCGTTTTGTTTCGCAAGTTCCCAAGCAACAGATGAAGTTCCATCGCCTGCGTTTACTAAAAGATGACGATGCGCAGGAAGTTGCCGATTAA